The DNA segment TTAATTTAATCTTTGTTGCCAGAATCAACCTTTCCACAAACTAAGTTTATTTTCTTGGTTAAGTCACCTCGCATGCTTAGTATGTGAGGGTATTTTGACTTTTTAAATccttatttaatatattttttaacaaaccACAAAACCCTTTTGGTTCTTGAATCGAGAACGATGGTGACAGTGGtagtttgattttgaaaatggGAGAACAATGGGGATGAGCGGTTGTTGGTGGTTGATAAAGGAGATGGAGGTGTACGACGATAGTGGTATGGTTTTGTTGTAGGTTTAATGGTGTCGGTAATGAGGATGGTTGTAAGTGGTGGTGGGGATGGAGATGGGTCAGGGTCAGTGGTGCAGTGGAGGTAGTGGTTGTTCAAGTCGGGGGTAGTTAGGGTTTTAGATTAGATCGATGGTGGGGCTTTGCAGGTGGTGATGCAGAGGCCTAGGTTTTTTCAATTAGGAAAAAAATAACAATAGATGGAGGGTTGCAGGTGAGTGTCCGAAGGTGGTAGTTGATTGGTGGGTTTGGTAATTCTGATTCAGACCGTTCAAGTGAGTTTGTTGCAGGTGGTTATAGCGGTGATTTCCGGTGGTGGTTGGAGGTTGGTGATGATTAGGGTGGAGATCAGTGGTGTTACAAGCGGTGATGGGAATGGAGGCTGGTAATGGTAAAATATGTGGAGTTAGGGTTTGGAATGAATAGGATTTTGTTATGGTGTTGTAATGGAGGTGTAGTCGAGTGGTGAATGGTGAGTTTCAGGTGGTCAGAGTTCAGATCGATTGAGGTGTTAGGGTTTCACACAGTTGTGATGTTGTTGAGGTGATGGTGGAAATGTTGATGGAGGCTAATGATGCccgtgatggtgatggtgatggtggcagTGATAGTGATGGTGGAGGTTTATGATGGCAGTGAtggtggatgatgatggtgggggtgatggtgatggtaggggtgatggtgatggtgatggtgatggtgatggtgatggtggcagTGATGGTGGAGGTTAATGGTGAGGGTGATGGTGgatgttgatggtggtggtgatagtgGCGATGATAGTGGATGGTGATGGTGGCTAATAAAGGAGGGGATGGTAAGAGGGCACATTTACCCTTACATGTGTTGCATGCAAGTTGATTTAACTAAGAAATTAAACGGGGTTTGTGCAAAAGGTTgattcaaaaaaataataataataagtagaAGGTTGATTATTTTAAACCAAAAGGTGTAAGGTGCAAAATTGGGTATACATAAAAGTTGATTTGTACAATTTTGTCTAAATAAAAATCCTTATGTTTCAAATTGATCTCTTAAATAGATAAGTAAAAGATAACTTAATaagaaacaaagaaaatattttttaaatagtttaaaaaACTAAAATAGAAATATTAAACTTATCATTATACATCATAGCTCACACCGATAGACAAATGACCAATAAATTATTTGATAGCTATTTCATACTGATTTTGACAGGTCCATAGTACGTTGACATTCTTAGCAGAGGAAGATTTTCTGAAGAATGATATTCGTGTAAACCCTAATCTTGATTCCCTTGGAGCTCTAGGAGACATTGGATGGTATTGCATACGTGCCATCCTATGGGCTCATGATTACGAGCTTCCAAACATAGTTACCGCATTTCGTGACCCTGAGTACCACGAATCAGGAGTTATCTTATCATGTGGTGCATCTTTAAACTGGAAAACAAATGGGAAATTCGCAACTTTTTATTGTTCATTCCTCTCGAACTTATGCATGGACATAATCGCTCTTGGAACCAAAGGGAACTTTCGTGTGCACGACTTTGTTATACCGTTCAATGAAAAAGTGGGATCTTTTTATGCAGTGGATAATTCAAAATGGGCAGAAAGGGCACTTGGGTGTGCTCCTGAACCGAGTGAGCTTAAGATAGAAATTAATCTGCCACAGGAAGCCTTTATGGTGCAAGAATTTGGTCGTTTGGTTGCGGGAGTTCGGAGTAATGAGGCTAAACCCGAGAATAAGTGGCGAGTCATTAGTAGAAAGACTCAACTCGTCATTGATGCAGTTGTAGCTTCGATTAAGAATGGCTTTGTGCCTGTTGAAGTTGTTTACTAGATGTCATTTATATGCCTTCAGTTTGGTGTGTTGGTGTATGTTATAAAAAAGCTGGTTCACGAAAGTAGTATTTTGAATTAAAAATCATCTTTATTtagcatgttttttttttcttttttatcacCAAGCCTTGAAATGGCTGCATTACTGGTTAACTGGTCAAAACGATTTCAAAAATCGGATGATCGCtaattaaataatttaaaaattaaacatctatactatataataaaagaaaccattttagggatacttgtcatcatattaggccatgttttatagataagtattattttagtttaattttttataattaattatagataattctcctactaaatatttttagtttaatttttttatggataattattatttagtttaatctccttctcatttataatattatttatttaactaatagagcaaattacgattttggctcctgtggttatagcacttttactcttttagcccaaaaagaatttttaacatctgagcccccaacatctttttttctaatctttttggcccctaacgtcttttttctaacccttttagcccctaacatttaatggatgggttTATTGTTAGGggctaaaagggttagaaaaaaaaaacgttaggggctcagatgttaaaaaattacggataaagttccataaattatcttattatttatttatattaattactaggttagaaattATATCCTAATAATTAGAACAAATATCGAGCATTTTCATAACGATGGTGGAGGGAACGATTTTCTtctttatattaattactagattagaaattatatcttaataattGAAACAAATATCGAGCATTTTCATAACGAGGGGGGATGGAACGATTTTCTTGCTTAAcaaacaatttatttatttaatatatttaaaaacaaaaagaataatAACTACATTTATCATACTAATAAAATTATCTAAAAACAACCATCTTTTTAAGATTCAACTCAAGTCTAtatgtttaaattttaaagttatataacttaataattaccgataatttatacttatctagttaatttaaatattattttgcagCTATAAGTTTATCCAATTGGCTAATTACTATATGCCTAATCTAAACATTTCAACAATATTTTTAGAACTAAT comes from the Helianthus annuus cultivar XRQ/B chromosome 4, HanXRQr2.0-SUNRISE, whole genome shotgun sequence genome and includes:
- the LOC110895132 gene encoding uncharacterized oxidoreductase At4g09670, with the translated sequence MEETRIRFGIMGCANIARKVSRAILLTPNTTISAIGSRSLEKAVVFASENHFPESTKVYGSYDAVLDDPDVDAVYVPLPTSLHVRWAVLAAEKKKHVLLEKPVALNVGELDTILAACDSNGVQFMDATMWMHHPRTVKMKQLLFDEQRFGQLKSVHSTLTFLAEEDFLKNDIRVNPNLDSLGALGDIGWYCIRAILWAHDYELPNIVTAFRDPEYHESGVILSCGASLNWKTNGKFATFYCSFLSNLCMDIIALGTKGNFRVHDFVIPFNEKVGSFYAVDNSKWAERALGCAPEPSELKIEINLPQEAFMVQEFGRLVAGVRSNEAKPENKWRVISRKTQLVIDAVVASIKNGFVPVEVVY